The Microbacterium horticulturae region CATGATCCAGGTGATCAACAGCTACATCCCGAACCTCATCAGCGACGAGGACGGCGCGCTGATCGCGCCGGAGTCGGTGCAGCAGGTGACGAGCCAGGCCAGCGGCGTTCTGGCGATCACCGGTGCCATCGCGCTGGGCGTGGCGATCTGGACGGCGATCGGGTTCGTCACGTTCACGCGGCGCGCGGTGCGGGACATCTTCGGGCTCCCCTTCGACACCCGTAATTACATCTATCTGAAGGCGCGCGACTTCCTCGCGGGAGCGATGTTCGGCATCGCGCTCATCATCGGCGCGATCGTCGGCTGGATCGCCAGCGGCGCGCTGGACACGCTGCTCAGCCTGATCGGGTTGGACGGCTCGACCTGGTCGCAGGTGGCGGTCAAACTGCTGTCGGGCATCGTCGGGTTCGTGCTCACGTCGGCGGCGCTGGCCGGCCTGTTCCGGTTCCTCACCGGCACATCGCTGCCGTGGCGGCGGATCTGGCCCGGCGCGCTTCTGGGCGGGGCCGCCATCGCGGTGCTGCAGCTGGGCGTCGGGCTGCTGTTCACGTATACGCCGTCCAACCCGCTGCTGACGACGTTCTCGGTGATGATCGCGCTGCTGCTGTGGTTCCGGCTGATCGGCATCGTGATCCTTGTGGCGGCCTCGTGGATCGCCGTGTCGGCGACCGACCGGGAGATCCCCCTCGCCCAGCCGAGCGAAGCCGAGCGCGCCCTCGCCGAACACGAAGCGCTGCTGCTGGCCGCGCACGTGCGCCTTCGCGATACGCGCGTGACGCGCGCCGCCGCGCCCTGGTGGCGGCGATGGCGTGCCACCCGCGAGGTGCACGACGCCGAAGAACAGCTCGCGGAGGTCGAGGCGTCCGCGCCCCCGGAGGCTCGATGAGGTCACGCTGAGCGGTGTCGGATGCGCCGGTTAGGGTGGAAAGCGTGCCAGCTCCCTCCCGCATCCCCGACACCGTCCGCATCGCCTCGATCAACGTGAACGGCATCCGCGCCGCCGTGCGCAATGGCATGCTGCGCTGGCTCGATGAGGCCGATGTCGACATCATGGCGCTGCAGGAGGTGCGCGCCACCGCCGAGCAGCTGCGTGCGGCGCTGCCCGGGTGGGAGCTCATCAACGACGAGGCTCTGGCCAAGGGCCGCGCCGGCGTCGCGATCGCATCGCGCACCCCGGTCACAGAGGTGCGCCGCGGGTTCGACGGCGACGGCGTCGACGCGGCGGGCCGTTGGCTCGAGGTCGAGACCGACCTGGGCGGCACGGGCCTGACGATCGTCAGCGCCTACGTGCACAGCGGCGAGGTGGGCACGCCCAAGCAGGAGGCGAAGTGGGCGTTCCTCGATGCGATGGAGAAGCGGATGCCGCAGCTGAACGCTCCCGGGTCGCACGCGGTCATCATGGGCGACCTGAACGTCGGCCACCGCGAGCTCGACATCCGCAACTGGAAGGGCAACGTGAAGCGCGCCGGGTTCCTGCCGCGAGAGCGCGCGTACTTCGACCGCTTCTTCGGGCCTGTCGGCCAGACCATCACGGGGGTCGACGGGTCGACCGGCACCGGCCTGGGATGGGTCGATGTCGGGCGTCGGTTCCACGGCGAGATCGACGGGCCGTACACCTGGTGGTCGAGCCGCGGCAAGGCATTCGACAACGACACCGGGTGGCGCATCGACTACCACGTCGCAACGCCGGCCCTCGCCGAGCGCGTGCGCGGGTACTGGATCGGCCGCGCGCCGTCGTGGGACACGCGGTGGAGCGACCACGCGCCGGTGGTCGTCGACTACGCAGTCTGAGCATCTACGGCGCCGCCGCGCGCACGCGGTTCCTCCCGGGGCGGGGGTAGTACTCCTGTCCACGGATCTGGTTTTCGGCCCCCTCCACAGGCCTGTGAAACGCTAGCGTCGGTGGCACCGGCGAGCCCTCGCCGCATTCAGCCGTCGACCGCGATGAACGGTCGCGAGAGGAGTGCCGTGACCATCATGGCCGAACCCGTTGCGCCCACCCTGGAGGCCATAGCGCGGGGCCTCGATCAGAACACCGACCAGTTGCAGGCGACCCGCGACCGCCTCGATGCACACATCCAGGCATCGAGCCTGTACTTCGTCGGCATGGACAAGCAGTTCGACGGCCTGCGCGACACCATCCGCTCGCAGCATCTGCTGGTGTCGGCCGACATCGCCGCCGCCCGTCGTGACATCGCCACCGTCGAGGAGCACGTTGCACTGCTCACCACGATGGCGACGGCGAACGCCAACCGCCTGGACGCACACGACAAGCGGTTCGACGCCATCGACCAGCGGCTGGACGCGCACGACAAACGATTCGACGCGATCGACCAGCGGCTCGACACGCTGACCGACGTCGTGGTACAGATCCGCGACGCCGTGCTGCCGGGCGACCACTGACGCCGACGCGGGGGCTGCGGCATCCCACCCGTAGACTTGTCCGGTGAACAAGCCCCGTCTCTATTCAGGAATGCAGCCCTCCGCCGACTCCCTCCAGGCCGGCAACTACATCGGGGCGCTTCTGCAGTGGCGGGACCTGCAGCAGACCTACGACGCGTTCTTCTCTGTCGTCGATCTGCACGCGCTGACCCAGCCGAACAACCCCGCTGAGCTCCGCGAGAAGACACGGCGCACCGCAGCGCAGTACATCGCGGCGGGTATCGAGCCCTCGAAGTCGACCCTCTACGTTCAGTCGCACGTGCCGGCGCACTCCGAGCTGGCTTGGATCCTTTCGACGCTCACCGGTTTCGGCGAGGCCGGCCGCATGACGCAGTTCAAAGACAAGTCGCAGCGCTACGGACAGGACGGCACCACGGTCGGCCTGTTCACCTACCCGGTGCTGATGGCCGCCGACATCCTGCTGTACCAGACCGACATCGTGCCGGTCGGCGAAGACCAGAAGCAGCACGTGGAGCTCACCCGTGACCTCGCCGAGCGCTTCAATTCGCGGTACGGCGCGGCCTTCGAGGTGCCGGTGCCGGTCATCCAGAAGGACACGGCGCGCATCTACGACCTGCAGAACCCCACGTCGAAGATGTCGAAGTCGGCCGCGACCGATGCCGGTGTGCTGTGGCTGCTCGACGAGCCCAGCAAGACCGCCAAGAAGATCATGCGGGCCGTCACCGACTCCGAGGGGTCGGTGCGCTATGACCGTGAGAACAAGCCCGGTGTCTCGAACATGCTGGTCATCTACGCAGCGCTCACCGGTAAGCAGATCCCCACGATCGAGGACGAGTACGCCGGCCGCGGATATGGCGACTTCAAGAAGGGTCTCGCCGAGGTGGTGGTCGACGAGTTCGGTCCCGTGCGCGAGCGCGCGCTGGCGCTGCTCGACGATCCGGCCGAGCTCGACCGCGTGCTGGCCGCCAACGCCGAGCGCGCCGCCGAGGTAGCGAACCGCACCCTCGCCGACGTGTACGACAAGGTCGGGCTGCTCCGTCGCGTCGTGCTCTGACCTCGGCGGCGGACGACCGCGGCAGGAGACGAGCACGGGGACGCGGCGGAGTGGACGCGCGATCTCACGCCGGAACAGAGGCGGCCGCGAGATAGCGTGCACCCCGCACGGCGGCCGCGCGCGGGGCGATACCCTGTCGGGATGCAACCGGTCACCCTCCGCACGGCGCGGCTTGAGCTCGCCCTGCCGACCCTCGACGATGCCGAGTCGATCACCGCGGCTGCGGCCGACCCCGAAGTACCGCGCTGGACGACGCTTCCCTCGCCCTACTCGCTCGACGACGCCCGAGACTTCATCGCCCGCGCCGCCGCCTGGACCGACGAGGGCTCGCAGCTGAACTGGGCGATCCGTCACGAGGGCGCCTGGGTCGGGATGATCGGCCTCGCGCACCTCGAGCAGGGCGGCGCCGCCGAGATCGGGTACTGGATGGCCGCGCCGGCCCGCGGCCGGGGCTTTCTCGCCGAGGCGGCGCGCGCGGTGATCGACTACGCCTTCGCCGAGCTGAAACTCGCGCGCATCGAATGGCGGGCGGTGGTCGGCAACATCCCCTCGGCACGCACGGCGCGCGCGCTCGGATTCCGATACGAGGGGATGCTGCGCCAGGCGCTCTCCGACCCGCGCGGCCGGCACGACGGCTGGATCGCGGGCTTGCTGCCCGGCGACGACCGCACGCCGGTGGACTGGCCGATCCTCTGACCGCACGTCGGCACCCCGTGGCAGGATGGGCGCATGCCCGAGATGCCGGAGGTACAAGGGCTCGTCGCTTTCCTCGACGAGCGCGTGACGGGACTTCAGATCACGCGCGCCTCGGTCGCGGCGATCGCCGCGTTGAAGACGTACGACCCTCCGATCGAAGCGCTGCGCGGGGCATCCATCACCGGCGTCACACGTCACGGAAAGTTCGTCGACATCGCGACGGATGCCGCGCACCTCGTCTTCCACCTCGCCAAGGCCGGCTGGCTGCGCTGGTACGACACGCTGCCGTCGACGATCATCAAGCCGGGGCGCACCCCGATCGCGCTGCGGATCGCCCTGTCGGACGACTCGGGGTTCGACCTCACGGAGGCAGGCACCAAGAAGTCACTCGCGGTGTACGTCGTGCGCGACCCGATGGATGTGCCCGGCATAGCGCGGCTCGGTCCCGACCCGCTCGACCCGTCGTTCACGCGCGACGCGTTCGCGGCGCTGCTGACCGGCAAGCGCACCCAGATCAAGGGGCTCCTGCGCGATCAGGCCGTGATCGCCGGTATCGGCAACGCCTACTCCGACGAGATCCTGCACGCGGCCAAGATGTCGCCCTACGCGCTGGCCGCGAACCTCGACGACGAGGCGATCGACCGACTGTACGCGGCCATGATCGAGACGCTGCAGGATGCCGTGGCCACCGCCTCCGGCAAGCCGCCCGCCGATCTCAAAGACGCGAAGCGCCGGGGCATGCGCGTGCACGGGCGCCGGGGCGAGGCATGCCCCGTCTGCGGCGATACCGTGCGCAGCGTGTTCTTCGCCGACAACAGCCTGGAGTACTGCCCCACCTGCCAGACCGGCGGAAAGCTGCTCGCCGACCGCCGCCTGTCCCGCCTGCTCAAGTAGCCGCGCGCGTCCCCTCGCCGCGAGGTCGTACGCGTTTCCGCGAGGTCGTACGCGTTTCCGCGAGGTCGTACGCGTTTCCGCGAGGTCGTACTCGTTCTCGCGAGGTCGTACGCGCTTCCGCGAGGTCGTACGCGTCTTCGCGAGGTCGCACCGCACCGCGGCATCCACCCTCGACGCGGCGGGCTGCCTCAGGCGTCGTGCGTACCCATGAGGATGCGCGCGTCGTCGTCGACCCAATCCAGCGACTTGGCGACGGCCTTGCACCACATCCGGTAGCGGCGCTCACGCTCGTCCTCGTCCATCGCCGGCTCGAAGCGGCGGTCCTCCTGCCACAGCGCACGCAACTCGTCGAACCCGCTCCACACGCCCGTGGCAAGGCCCGCGGCGTACGCGGCGCCCAGTGCCGTCGTCTCCACGACCTTCGGCCGAACCACCGGAATGCCCAGGATGTCGGCCTGAAACTGCATCAGCAGATCGTCGCGCGTCATCCCGCCGTCCACCCGCAACTCGGGCGGCGTGCGCCCGGTATCAGCGCTCACGGCGTCGATCACGTCGCGGGTTTGGAACGCCGTCGACTCGAGCGCGGCGCGCGCGATGTGCCCCTTGTTGACGTACCGCGTCAGCCCCACCAGCGCGCCGCGCGCGTCCGGCCGCCAGTACGGGGCGAACAAGCCCGAGAACGCGGGCACGAAGTACGCGCCGCCGTTGTCGGCGACCGTCGCTGCGAGGGTCTCGACGTCTTCCGACCGCGCGATGATGCCGAGGTTGTCACGCAGCCACTGCACGAGCGAGCCGGTCACCGCGATCGACCCCTCGACGGCGAACCGCGCGCGGTCGCCTGCGCACCGGTACGCGACCGTGGTGATCAGTCCGTGCTCGCTGCGCACGATCTTCTCCCCCGTGTTCACGATGAGGAAGTTGCCGGTCCCGTAGGTGTTCTTCGACTCGCCCGCCTCGAATGCCGCCTGTCCGAAGGTGGCCGCCTGCTGGTCACCGAGTATTCCGGCGATCGGGATGCCGCGGGCCACGGTCGGCAGCTGCGCGTCGCCGACGATCTCCGACGACGAGCGGATCTCCGGCAGGATCGCACGGGGGATGTCCCATGCGGCCAGCAGCTCGTCCGACCAGTCCAGCGTCTGCAGATCCATCAACAGGGTGCGCGACGCGTTGGTGACATCCGTGACGTGGATGCCGCCGCTGCTGCCTCCGGTGAGGTTCCAGATCACCCACGTGTCGGGGGTGCCGAACAGCACCTCGCCCGCCTCGGCCGCCTCCCGTGCCCCGGGGATGTGGCGCAGCATCCACGCGATCTTCGACGCCGAGAAGTAGGTCGCCAGCGGCAGCCCGGTCGCGTCGGCGAACCGCTGCGTCCCGTCTGCATGCGCCGCGGCCATCTCGTCGATGTGCTCCTGGGTGCGGGTGTCCTGCCAGACGATCGCGTTGCCGACCGGGCGCCCTGTGCGGCGGTCCCACAGAATGGCCGTCTCACGCTGGTTCGTGATGCCGATGCCCGCGACATCCCTCGCCGACAGCCTCGCGCGCTGCAGTGCGTGCGCGACGACCCACTCGGTGTTGGTCCAGATCTCGACGGGGTCGTGCTCGACCCAGCCCGCGCGCGGAAAGATCTGCTCGTGTTCGCGCTGCGCCGACGCGACGATCTGCCCATCGTCGTCGAAGACGATCGCCCGGGTCGAGGTGGTGCCCTGGTCGATCGCGAGGACATGTCGGGCCACGGGTGCCTCCTTGCAGTGAGTGGATGCCGTCGTGCCACGCTACCGCGCCGGCACCGTCCCACCAGCGCGCGGAAGCAGGTACGACCTCGCGAGATGCGCTACGACCTCGCGAGACGCGGTGCGACCTCGCGGGGCGCGTCGCGCGGGGGTGAGCGGGGCGAGGCGGGAGGCAGGGCTCAGGCGGGGACCGCGGCGTGCACGGCGGCGACCGCCCGCTCGACTTCGGCGGCGGCCTCGGCTGGGCTCCAGCCCAGCGTGCCGGCGACGGCTGCGGCGACCTCCGCCGCGGCGGCGGGCGTCGCACGTCCGGTGAAGCCGAGCGCCGTGCGGCGCAACAGCAGGTCGTCGAGGTGACGCACGGCCTCGGTCTGCGCGAGATGGCGCAGCTCGCCCGTGCTGAATTCGGGCGCCGACAGCAGCGGCGCATCATCGGCATCGTCGGCGACGGCGGCCGCGACATCCGCGGCCACCGTGCCGTAGCGCGTGAGCAGCGTGCCCAGACGCGCGGGGCCGAGGCCCGGGTCATGGTCGGCGATCCACTGCTGTCGCGCGCGTTCGGTCTCTGGGTAGCCGCGGCCTCCACCGATCGCGACGCCTCGCGTGGTGCGTCGACGCGGCCACGCCAGGGCGCCCAGCACCTGGTCGGCGAGGTGCTCGGCCGAGGCGCGGAATGTCGTCCATTTGCCGCCTACGAGGCTGAGCATCACGACGTCGCCGGGCAACCGCACGTGTTCGATGCGGTAGTCGCGCGACACGAAGCCCGGCGCGAGGTCGCCGTGCCCGGGCAGCGGACGCACTCCGGCGTATCGGTACACGATCTGCTCGCGAGACACGGCGATGCTCGGCAGCACATCGCCGATCAGCTCGAGGAAGTAATCGACCTCCGCCTCGGTGCACACGATCGGCTCGGTCATGTCGTGCTCGAGGTCGGTCGTTCCGACGAGCACCCGACCGCGCAGCGGGTAGATCAGCACGATGCGCCCGTCGCTGTGTTCGAAGAACAATTCGCGCCCGCCGGTGGCCGCCAGCAGTTCGGGGTGGTCGAGCACGATGTGCGAGCCCTTCGTGCCGCCCATGTAGCGCGTCGGCTCGTGCAGCGCCGCATTGGTGAGATCGGTCCACGGGCCGGTCGCGTTGACGATGACGGATGCCGCGAACCGCACCTCACGGTCGCCGTCGCTCTCGCGCAGCACGACCCGGCCGTCGTCGACCCCGACCGCCGCGGTGTAGTTCGCCGCCCGCGCACGCGGGCCCGCGGCATCCACTCCCCCTGCAACACCGTCACGGAGAACATCCAGCGCGAGTCGTTCGGGGTCGCGCAGCGAGGCGTCCCAGTAGGTCGCGGTGTACTTCACCTCGGGGTTCAGGTGCGCGAGCGCGCGCAGCGATGCGCGCCGACCGTGGAAGGTGTGGCGCGGGACGCGGCCGCCGCCCCGGGAGAAGGAGTCGTAGATCTCCAGGCCGATCTTGATGAGCGCGGCGCCCCGCTCGCGCGGGCGTCCGGTGCCGTGCCTCAGAAAGCGCAACGGCGCCGACAGGACGCCGGAGAACGTCGAGAAGATCGGGATCGTGGTCTGCAGCGGCACGACGTAGTGCGGCGCGGTGCGCAGCAGCATGTTGCGTTCGGTGACGGCCTCGTGCACCAGGCGGAACTCGCCGTTCTCGAGGTAGCGGATGCCGCCGTGGATCATGTGACTGGACGCCGCCGATGCCCCGCTCGCGAAGTCGCCGCGCTCGACGAGCGCAACGTCGACGCCCTGCAGCGCGAGGTCGCGGAAGGTCGCGATGCCGTTGATGCCGCCGCCGATCACGAGCACGTCGGCGTACGGGCGGGCGGCGAGCGCAGCGAAGCCGTCACGTGCGAGTGTCGCCTGCATGTGCCACTCCCCTTTCCCCACCTCCAGGCTATGCGACGCCTCCGACCCCCGGCGCCGCCGCGCCGCCCTCACGGCGCCCGTCAACGGTGAGAGTGCAGCTGGTCGCCGAGGGATAGGGAAGCAACCGCTCCCTCGTCCGCCCGCTGCACTTTCACCGGGAGGGGGCCCGGGAAGGGTGCCGCGAGAAGGGTGCCGCGGGAAGGAGGCGGCGGAGCGGGAATGCGACCGCACGATGCGCGTTGAGTAGACTGGGAGCCACTACGTGCTCCGGGGTCGGTGAGAATCCGAACCGGCGGTGACAGTCCGCGAGACGCACGGCCCGAACAGGTCGCGTGTCTGATCCGGTGGAATTCCGGAACCGACGGTGATGCGATGGCAGGCCATCGCTAGTCCGGATGGGAGGCAGCACGAGCATCGCGCTCTTCGCGCGATGCCCACGGCACGCCTCCGGAGCCAGACAGCGAGGAGAGCGGATGCCGGCGACTCGGCCCGAACGCGACGCCATGCGGCGTGCCTTCGCCCTCGCCCGACGCGGCCCGCGCGGCGTGAACCCGCAAGTGGGGGCTGTCATCCTCTCCCCCGACGGCGATGTGATCTCCGAGGGATGGCACCGCGGCGCGGGCACCCCGCACGCCGAGGTCGACGCGCTCTCGCATCTGTCGACCGACGAGGTCCGCGGGACCACCGTCATCGTGACCCTCGAACCGTGCAACCACACCGGTCGCACCGGCCCGTGCGCGCTCGCCCTCATCGAAGCGGGCGTCGGGCGCGTCGTGTTCAGCGCCGAAGACCCCGGCGTGCAGTCCGGCGGCGGCGCCGCGCGGCTGCAGGCGGCGGGGGTGGATGTCGAAGCCGGCGTGCTCGCGGAAGAGGGCGTCGTCCTCATCGACGATTGGCTGGTCTCCGTGCGTCTGGGGCGCCCGTTCATCACGGTGAAGTGGGCCCAGAGTCTCGACGGCCGGGCGGCGGCCTCCGATGGCACGAGCCAGTGGATCACCGGACCGCGCGCGCGCGCGGATGTGCACGCTCGACGGGCGGCCGCCGACGCCATCCTCGTCGGCACCGGCACCGTGCTGGCCGACGATCCCGCATTGACCGCGCGCCGGCCCGACGGCACGCTGTACGAGCACCAGCCGGTTCCCGTGGTGCTCGGCACCCGGCGGGTGCCTGCGGACGCCGCGATCCGGCGGCATCCCCACTCCCCGCTCTTCTCCGACACGCTCGAGGCGACCATCTCCGAGTTGCGCGACCGCGGCATCCAGCGCCTCTTCGTCGAGGGCGGGCCGACCGTTGCCTCCGCCATCGTGCGCGCAGGCCTGGCCGACGAAGTGCTGGCGTACGTCGCTCCCGTGCTCATCGGCGGCGACCGCCTCGCTCTCACCGACATCGGCGTGTCGACGCTCGCCGACGCACCGCGGCTGCGGATCGTGTCGGTCGAGAAGCTCGGCGACGACCTGCTGGTCATCGCCCAGCCGACGCCGGCGCACGGGCGTTTCGGCTCGGCGCCCGCAGCGCCTCACGCAACGACCGGGCACGAAGACACAGTGCCTCACGCAACGACCGACACGAAGGGATCGTGATGTTCACCGGAATCATCGAAGAGGTGGGTCGCATCACCGCCGTCGAGCCGTCAGGGGACGGCGTCCGCCTCACCGTCCACGCCCCCACGGCCGTCTCCGACGCCGGCCATGGCGACTCCATCGCCGTGTCGGGTGTGTGCCTGACCGTGGTCGATAGCGGGGACGATTGGTTCGCCGCCGACGTCATGAAGCAGACCCTCGACATGTCGACGCTCGGCGACGCCGCGGCCGGCCGCGGCGTGAACATCGAACGGGCGCTGGCCGCCCACGCGCGGCTGGGCGGGCACATCGTGCAGGGGCACATCGACGGTACCGGCGAGGTGCTGGAAGTGCGCCCGGGCGACCAGTGGCGCGTGCTGCGCATCGGCCTGCCCGCCGAGCTCGCCGACCTCGTCGTCGACAAGGGTTCCATCGCCGTCGACGGTGTCTCGCTCACGGTGAGCAGCGCCTCGCCCGCCGGCGCTCCGGAGCCCTGGTTCGAAGTGTCGCTGATCCCCGAGACGCTCGCCGCCACCACGCTCGGCGAGCGTGCGCCCGGCGACCGGACGAACCTCGAGACCGACATTCTGGCGCGCCATGTGCGCCGCCTTCTCGCATTCACCGGCGCGGCCGGTGCGGCATCCACTTCTGAAGAAGGGAGGCTCGCATGAGCCTGTCCACCATCCCGGAGGCGCTGGAGAGTCTGCGCGCCGGCCGTCCCGTGCTCGTCGCCGACGATGAGAACCGCGAGAACGAGGGCGACATCATCCTGTCGGCGCAGTTGGCCACGCCCGAGTGGCTCGCCTGGACGATCCGTTACTCGAGCGGCTATCTGTGCGCGCCGATGCCCGTCGAGTGGGCCGAGCGCCTGGACCTGCCGCCGATGGTGGCGAACAACGAGGACTCCCGCGGCACGGCATACACCGTGAGCGTGGATGCCGCCGACCGGATCTCGACCGGAATCAGTGCCGCCGACCGCTCGCACACCCTCAACGTGCTGGCCGACACCGCGTCGACGCCGAGGTCGGTGATCCGCCCCGGACACGTGCTGCCGCTGCGCGCCGTCGACGGCGGCGTGCGCGAACGCAGCGGCCACACCGAGGCCGCCGTCGACCTGATGAAGCTGGCGGGGCTGGCGCCGGTCGGAGCCATCGGCGAGGTCGTCGCCGACGACGGCAGCATGATGCGCCTGCCGGGGCTCATCGAGATGGGCGAGCGCGAGGGCGTGCCGGTCATCACGATCGAGCAGCTCATCGCCTACCTCGACGAGCACCAGCCGCGCTCCGAGACCGCAGCCCATCGCCGGCGCGTGAGTCTGCGGGCCGAGGCGACCGTGCCGACCTCGCACGGCACCTTCCGTTTTCTCGCGTACAAGGACCGCACCACCGGCACCGATCACCTCGCGGTGGTCTCGGGCGACCTGGGGTCGATGGACGCACCGCTCGTGCGCGTGCACTCCGAATGCCTGACCGGCGAGGCGTTCGGCTCGCTGAAATGCGAGTGCGGACCGCAGCTGCAGGCCGCGCTCGACGAGATCGATGCCGAGGGCGGCGTCGTGGTCTACATGCGCGGGCACGAGGGCCGCGGCATCGGCCTCATCAACAAGCTGCGCGCCTACAGCCTGCAGGAAGGTGGCCTCGACACCGTCGACGCGAACCTCGCGCTGGGGTTGCCCGCCGACGCCCGCGACTACGCCGCCGCCGCCGGCATCCTCGCCGAGCTGGGGGTGCAGAGGGTGCGCCTGTTGACGAACAACACCGACAAGGTCGACCAGCTGCGCGCGCTGGGACTCGAGATCGTCGAGCAGGTGCCGCTGCTTGTCGGCGTGGGGCCCAACAACCACCAGTACCTGCAGACCAAGCGCGACAAGATGGGCCACATCATCGACGCCGACGAGCTCGAAGAGGCCCTGCACGAGATGCAGGACGCCGACGGCGGCGAGCAGCATGGCACGGCACGACACGAGGGAGCGAAAGCGTGAGCGGAACCGGAGCGCCCCGCGCACCGCACAAGGTCGACGGGCACGGCGTGAACGTCGTCGTGGTCGCCGGCACCTGGCACGAGACCATCACCGAGGGCCTCGTCGCCGGCGCGCAGCGGACGTTGGATGCGGCGGGTGCCGCGCACACGCTGGTGCGCGTGCCCGGTTCATTCGAGCTGGGGCTCGCCGCACAGGCCGCCTTCGCCGGCGGTGCAGACGCGGTCGTGGCGCTCGGCGTCATCATCCGCGGCGGCACCCCGCACTTCGAGTACGTGTCACAGGCCACCACCGACGGCCTGAACCGAGTGGCGCTGGATGCCGGCAAGCCGGTGGGTTTCGGAGTGCTGACTCTCGACGACGAGCAGCAAGGCCTCGACCGCGCGGGTCTCGAGGGCTCACAGGAAGACAAGGGCGCTGAGGCCGCCGAGGCGGCTCTGCGCATGGTCACGGTGCTGACTCAGCTGCGCGCCGGTCGCTGAGCCGCCGCCGAGGTCGTAGGCGATCTCGCGAGGTTCCGTACGACCTCGGGACAAGGCGTACGACCTCGGGACAAGGCGTACGACCTCGGCAAACCAGGTACGACCTCGCGAAAACGCGTGCGACCTCGCGGAAAGGCGTACGACCTCGCGAAAACGCGTACGACCTCGCGAAAACGCGTACGACCTCGCGAAAACGCGTACGACCTCGCGAGGTCGCACCGGATCTCGCGAGGTCGTACGCCGCGTGGTGGAGCGGGTTACGGCTTCCAGATCATGAGGATCACGACGACCACGAGCAGCAGCGCCGAGATGCCGTTGCCCGCGGCGATCGCGCCGTAGCC contains the following coding sequences:
- a CDS encoding YihY/virulence factor BrkB family protein is translated as MGQTRARATAADARARASRDPDTPDDETLHERWDAAATSLRERFDEPINRATALTRRTLAWFPIRVWRHFLRSNGFLLAASISYQSLFAIFAVVYASFAGIGIWLGNSTPAVNRMIQVINSYIPNLISDEDGALIAPESVQQVTSQASGVLAITGAIALGVAIWTAIGFVTFTRRAVRDIFGLPFDTRNYIYLKARDFLAGAMFGIALIIGAIVGWIASGALDTLLSLIGLDGSTWSQVAVKLLSGIVGFVLTSAALAGLFRFLTGTSLPWRRIWPGALLGGAAIAVLQLGVGLLFTYTPSNPLLTTFSVMIALLLWFRLIGIVILVAASWIAVSATDREIPLAQPSEAERALAEHEALLLAAHVRLRDTRVTRAAAPWWRRWRATREVHDAEEQLAEVEASAPPEAR
- a CDS encoding exodeoxyribonuclease III, translating into MPDTVRIASINVNGIRAAVRNGMLRWLDEADVDIMALQEVRATAEQLRAALPGWELINDEALAKGRAGVAIASRTPVTEVRRGFDGDGVDAAGRWLEVETDLGGTGLTIVSAYVHSGEVGTPKQEAKWAFLDAMEKRMPQLNAPGSHAVIMGDLNVGHRELDIRNWKGNVKRAGFLPRERAYFDRFFGPVGQTITGVDGSTGTGLGWVDVGRRFHGEIDGPYTWWSSRGKAFDNDTGWRIDYHVATPALAERVRGYWIGRAPSWDTRWSDHAPVVVDYAV
- the trpS gene encoding tryptophan--tRNA ligase; translated protein: MQPSADSLQAGNYIGALLQWRDLQQTYDAFFSVVDLHALTQPNNPAELREKTRRTAAQYIAAGIEPSKSTLYVQSHVPAHSELAWILSTLTGFGEAGRMTQFKDKSQRYGQDGTTVGLFTYPVLMAADILLYQTDIVPVGEDQKQHVELTRDLAERFNSRYGAAFEVPVPVIQKDTARIYDLQNPTSKMSKSAATDAGVLWLLDEPSKTAKKIMRAVTDSEGSVRYDRENKPGVSNMLVIYAALTGKQIPTIEDEYAGRGYGDFKKGLAEVVVDEFGPVRERALALLDDPAELDRVLAANAERAAEVANRTLADVYDKVGLLRRVVL
- a CDS encoding GNAT family N-acetyltransferase, encoding MQPVTLRTARLELALPTLDDAESITAAAADPEVPRWTTLPSPYSLDDARDFIARAAAWTDEGSQLNWAIRHEGAWVGMIGLAHLEQGGAAEIGYWMAAPARGRGFLAEAARAVIDYAFAELKLARIEWRAVVGNIPSARTARALGFRYEGMLRQALSDPRGRHDGWIAGLLPGDDRTPVDWPIL
- a CDS encoding Fpg/Nei family DNA glycosylase; translation: MPEMPEVQGLVAFLDERVTGLQITRASVAAIAALKTYDPPIEALRGASITGVTRHGKFVDIATDAAHLVFHLAKAGWLRWYDTLPSTIIKPGRTPIALRIALSDDSGFDLTEAGTKKSLAVYVVRDPMDVPGIARLGPDPLDPSFTRDAFAALLTGKRTQIKGLLRDQAVIAGIGNAYSDEILHAAKMSPYALAANLDDEAIDRLYAAMIETLQDAVATASGKPPADLKDAKRRGMRVHGRRGEACPVCGDTVRSVFFADNSLEYCPTCQTGGKLLADRRLSRLLK
- the glpK gene encoding glycerol kinase GlpK, giving the protein MARHVLAIDQGTTSTRAIVFDDDGQIVASAQREHEQIFPRAGWVEHDPVEIWTNTEWVVAHALQRARLSARDVAGIGITNQRETAILWDRRTGRPVGNAIVWQDTRTQEHIDEMAAAHADGTQRFADATGLPLATYFSASKIAWMLRHIPGAREAAEAGEVLFGTPDTWVIWNLTGGSSGGIHVTDVTNASRTLLMDLQTLDWSDELLAAWDIPRAILPEIRSSSEIVGDAQLPTVARGIPIAGILGDQQAATFGQAAFEAGESKNTYGTGNFLIVNTGEKIVRSEHGLITTVAYRCAGDRARFAVEGSIAVTGSLVQWLRDNLGIIARSEDVETLAATVADNGGAYFVPAFSGLFAPYWRPDARGALVGLTRYVNKGHIARAALESTAFQTRDVIDAVSADTGRTPPELRVDGGMTRDDLLMQFQADILGIPVVRPKVVETTALGAAYAAGLATGVWSGFDELRALWQEDRRFEPAMDEDERERRYRMWCKAVAKSLDWVDDDARILMGTHDA
- a CDS encoding glycerol-3-phosphate dehydrogenase/oxidase encodes the protein MQATLARDGFAALAARPYADVLVIGGGINGIATFRDLALQGVDVALVERGDFASGASAASSHMIHGGIRYLENGEFRLVHEAVTERNMLLRTAPHYVVPLQTTIPIFSTFSGVLSAPLRFLRHGTGRPRERGAALIKIGLEIYDSFSRGGGRVPRHTFHGRRASLRALAHLNPEVKYTATYWDASLRDPERLALDVLRDGVAGGVDAAGPRARAANYTAAVGVDDGRVVLRESDGDREVRFAASVIVNATGPWTDLTNAALHEPTRYMGGTKGSHIVLDHPELLAATGGRELFFEHSDGRIVLIYPLRGRVLVGTTDLEHDMTEPIVCTEAEVDYFLELIGDVLPSIAVSREQIVYRYAGVRPLPGHGDLAPGFVSRDYRIEHVRLPGDVVMLSLVGGKWTTFRASAEHLADQVLGALAWPRRRTTRGVAIGGGRGYPETERARQQWIADHDPGLGPARLGTLLTRYGTVAADVAAAVADDADDAPLLSAPEFSTGELRHLAQTEAVRHLDDLLLRRTALGFTGRATPAAAAEVAAAVAGTLGWSPAEAAAEVERAVAAVHAAVPA